TGGACAGGCAGGGGAGGATTCTTATACCTGCATCCCTCAGGACGGATACTGATATTAATGGTGAGGTAGCGGTTGTCGGGCAGTTTGACAAGATGGAACTGTGGAACAAGAAGGAATGGGATAAGGTTGTTAATCCCGCAAAGATAGACAGAAAGGTAATGGAGGAGGAACTTGCATCCCTTGGGATGTGAGGGGTTGATGACAGATACAGTCACAGATACAGTTATAGTACATGTTCCCGTCCTCACCCAGGAACTGATGGCCCTGCTGAATCCGGTTATCAATGGTGTGTACCTGGATGCAACTCTTGGTGGCGGTGGACATACAAGGGAATTACTCAAAAGGCTCGGACCGGAGGGGGTTGTCATTGCCTTGGACAGGGATGAAGAGGCCCTTGAGAGGGCAGCGATTGAAATAAATGACCCGAGGGTCAGGTATGTGCACGGGAGTTTTTCCGATATGGCAGACAAGGTAAGGGCCATGGGTTATCACGAAATAGACGGAGTTATTATGGACCTTGGGCTCTCCATGACACAGATGAAGGATGAAAGCCGGGGGTTCAGCTTTCATTCAAAGGAGCCCCTTGATATGAGGATGGACAGGGATTTGCCGGTAACGGCAGGGGAGATTGTTAATAAATGGAGTGAACGTGATATAGAGAGGATCCTCAGGGAATACGGTGAGGAGAGGAAGGCCTTGCAGATAGCAAGGGAAATCGTGAGGCAGAGGAAGAGGGAGAGGATTGAAACCTGCTTGCAGTTGGCCGCCATTGTAGAGAGGGTATATAGAAGGCGGGGAAGGACTCATCCGGCTACAAAGACTTTTCAGGCATTGAGAATTGCTGTAAATGACGAACTGAACCAGCTGTCTGAGGGGCTCTCAAATGCCCTGAAAATATTGAAAAAGGGTGGACGTCTCTGTGTAATAACCTATCACTCTCTTGAGGACAGGATTGTGAAGAGATTTATCCTTGCTGCCGAGAGGCAGGAAGGGTCTCTGGTAAGGCTTAACAAGAAGCCGATCATTCCTCTCAGAGATGAACAGAGGAGGAATCCCTCTTCAAGGAGTGCGAAACTAAGGGGGGCGGAGAAGCTATGATTTACAGAAAGAGAAGAAGTCTCCTTGGCTGGCTTGTCAAACCGTTATTGATTGTCATTGCCGTTTTTCTCCTTTTTTCCATTGTCTGGCTTCGTTCCAATGTTACGGCCTTTGAGTACGAGTTGGGACAGTTACAGAAGCAGAAGGCCACTCTGATAAAGGAGAGGCGGGAGCTGATTGCAGAAAGGTCCCAGATAGCCTCCATGAAGAAGATCCAGTATATAGCAGGCAAGAAGATGGGGCTTGTTTATCCCGACAGGAAAAGGGTTTTCTTTGTTAAAAGCGATCGTGGCCCAACACCATACACGGCTGGTCTGAGGGAAAGATAAATTCCGGAATTGCAGCAATGATAAGTGATAAGTGACTGTAATGTAGTAAGGGTTCCCCTGATAGAGGGGAGTGGGAAGTAGAAGGGTAGTTAACTTTATCAGCTTGCAGGCCTGTAAACTTACCTGTTAGCTATTAAGGGGAGTCGGGGGATGAAAAGACGGCCGCTTATTATAGCTACGGTGATCGCAGTCGGATTTCTGATCATTTTTGCCCGGCTTGCTGAACTCATGCTGTTTGATCATGAAAAGCTCCTGAGGCTTGCGACAATACAGCATACAAAGGGACAGAATATCCTTGTAAGAAGGGGCGGGATATATGACCGCAGAGGCAGGGAGCTGGCTGTAAGCCTCGACCGTCTCTCCCTTTACGGTGATCCCTCCATGATTGATTCCCCTGAGTATGTTGCCCGTAGGCTCAGCAGGGTTATAAAGACCAACAAATCCACTCTCAGAAATAAACTGAAGGAAGAAAAAAAACGTTATGTATCGCTTGCGCGAAGGGTCTCGCCTGAACAGGCAGTAGCAGTACTGAAGCTGAAACTTAAAGGTATAGGCATTGAGCCGGATTCGGAGAGATTTTACCCCAAGGGCTTTCTTGCCTCCCATGTGCTGGGGTTTATTGATATTGACAATCGTGGCCGGGAGGGTGTGGAGAAGAGGTATGACAGCGCACTTACCGCTGATGGCGGGAGGATTTATCTTGCCAGGGACGCCCGTGGTAACATACTTTACAGGGGTGATGATTACGAGTCGATAGGTAACAGTATTGTGCTCACCATTGATGAAGGGTTACAATATATTGTTGAGTCAGAGCTTGAGACCGCGGTTAAGAAGTGGAAGTCCCAATCTGCCACTGTAATAATGATGGACCCCCATACCGGAGAGATACTCGCCCTTGCAAACAGGCCGACCTTTGATCCGAACAAGCCTGGTGCATACAGGGCAGCCAATAGACGGAACAGGGCCGTTACAGACCTTTATGAGCCTGGCTCAACCTTCAAGATCGTCATGGCTGCCGCTGCGCTTGAAGAAAAGATAGCAACGCTGAATACAGAGGTTGACTGTTCTGAAGGAGAGATAGAAGTGGGGGGTAAAAAGATAAGGGATACCCATAAGCACGGGGTGCTTACCCTGAGGGAGATAATCCAGAAATCGTCAAATGTGGGTGCCGTAAAGATGACCCTCAAGCTTGGCCCTGAAAGGTTTTATAAATATGCGAAGGTCTTTGGTTTTGGAGACAGGACAGGTATTGACCTTACCGGAGAGGTATCAGGTGTTGTAAAGCCGCCTCACAGCTGGTCAGGAACGACTATCGGGGCTATGGCAATAGGGTATGAGGTGCTGGTATCACCCCTTCAGGTGCTGAGGGCATATTCTGTGATTGCCAATGGCGGTTATCTTGTTAAACCCTATGTGGTTGCAAAGACCCTCGGCCCTGCCGGCAGGGTGCTGCAGGAAGGCAGGCCCGAGCGGATGAGGGTTATTTCAGCAGAGACGGTGGAACGCCTGAGGGAGGCCTTTGTAACCGTTACTGAAGAAGGGGGTACTGCACCGAGGGCGTCTGTTTACGGCAATACGGTTGCAGGGAAAACAGGGACATCACGGATGATTGACCCCCGCACAGGCAGATATTCCCGCAGGGATTTTGTCAGCTCCTTTGTCGGTTTTGTCCCTGCTGATGACCCCTTGTTTGCCATTATAGTGGTTATATGGAAACCGCGAGGAGAATATTATGGAGGACAGGTGGCAGCACCGGTCTTCAGGGCCATAGCCGAAAAGGCCCTTACATACAGGTTTATACCTATGGAAAACAGGGGAGACAATAATATACTCGTGATGGGGCAGCCCGTCAGGGGCGGGCAGGAGAGTCAGGATTTTTGATTGTATGGTTATGAGACTCGGTGAACTTATAGAGGGATTGATGCCGGTTGCCGTCACAGGTGACTGTCTTGTAGAGGGGCTTTCCTGCGATTCAAGGAATGTCGGAGAGGGAGACCTCTTTTTTGCTGTGAGTGGTGAGCATTTTGACGGCAATGAGTTTATCACGGATGCCCTGATGAGGGGAGCGGGGGCCATTGTGTCCGGGAGCCCCCTACCCCTGTCATTGGATGTCCCATATGTGCAGGTGCAGGATATATACACTGCCATGGCAGGTATTGCCGACAGGTTTTGCGGCCATCCCTCGGGGAAGCTCTCCGTTACAGGTATTACCGGGACCAACGGCAAGACCACTACATCTTACATACTCCATAAAATCCTGTCAGCTAACGGTATAAGGGCAGGACTGCTCGGCACTATAAGATATATCCTCGGCACCCGGGAGTTAAGGGGCAGGTTTACCACCCCGGAAGCGCTGGATTTTCAGAGGATGCTTGCAGATATGCATGACAGAGGCATAACCCATGCAGTAGCTGAGGTCTCATCACATGCACTCTCGCTGAAGAGGGTCGACTTTACGGACTTTGATATCGCTGTATTTACAAATCTTACAAGAGACCACCTCGATTTCCACGGAGATATGGAGGCATATTTCAGGGCCAAGAGGAGACTCTTCCTGGAACTTGCCCGGCACGCTGCAGTGGTTAATATAGATGATCCCTATGGCAGGAGGCTGGTTAGCGAGATAAGGGGAGGCCTGGGGCAGGGGGCAGATTTTCGCATCATAACCTGCGGTATTGACAGTGATGATGCCGAGCTTCGGGCAGTTGAGATAAAGGAAGGGTTTGATGGCCTTGATTTCACCGTGATGTATGGCCCGGAAGTGTTCCGTGTCAGTTCCCCGCTGCTTGGTGTAACGAATGTGTATAACATACTGTCAGCCATTGGGGCCTCTGTTGCCCTGGGGATAGGGTGGGAGCGGATAGTTGAAGGCGTGAGGCAGTGCGGGGGGGTTGAGGGCAGGATGGAGCCTGTAAAGGCTGGTCAGGGTTTTCTTGCCATTGTCGACTATGCACATACTCCCGATGCCCTTCAAAAGGTGTTGGAGACGCTCAGAAGGCTGACACGAGGCCGTATTATCACGGTCTTTGGCTGCGGGGGTGACAGGGACAGGGGAAAGAGGCCGGAGATGGGAAGGATTGCTGTTGAACTCAGTGACACGGCGATTGTTACCTCGGATAACCCGAGAACCGAGGATCCCGTTGGCATTGTTGATGACATAATAAGGGGTATGAAAAAGGGAGAATATATTGTTGAGCCTGACAGAAAGAGGGCCATTGAAGAGGCTGTCAGGATTGCAGGTCCTGATGATGTTGTGCTCATTGCAGGAAAGGGACATGAGGAGTATCAGGAGATAGGCGGAGTGAGGTATCCCTTTAGTGACCGGGAGGTTTTGAGAGAGGCGATTACGGGATTGACGATTGAGGATTGACTACTCAAGGCTGTCTCTCGCAAAGGCGCAAAGGTCGCAAAGATTAGGGGATTGACCATTGACTAATGATAAATGATAAATGATAAATGACTAATAATAAATAACAGGGATTGAGGAAGATTAGAGGATGAGCAGATATACATTGACAGAGATACTGGAGGCAACTTCAGGCAGGCTTATACTCAGAGGGGCCGATGCCTTTAGTGGTGTTTCCATAGATTCAAGGACAATAAAGGATGGGGAGCTTTTTGTTGCCTTGCAGGGAGAGAGATTTGACGGACACCTCTTTGTTGACGAGGCACTGAAGAAGGGTGTGGGAGCCATTGTGAGCTATCCACCTGTAGTACCAAGGGGAAGGAGTATTATTCATGTGAACAATACCCTGCGGGCCCTTCAGCGGATAGCCCGTTACAGGCGGATGAGCAGGCAGGTGAGTGTTATAGGTGTGACAGGCACTAATGGCAAGACAACAACAAAGGAGATGATAACCGTAGTCCTTAATGGACGGTATAAGGTCCTCAGCAGCAGGGGAAATCTTAATAACCAGATCGGGCTTCCGCTCTGCCTTACCGACCTTGATGACCACGATATGGCGGTACTTGAAATGGGTGCAACCAAGGCAGGTGATATACGGGAACTGTCGGATATTGCCAGGCCTGACATCGGGGTGATAACCAATATAGGACCTGCACATCTTGAGGGGTTTGGTTCCCTTGAGACAGTGCGTGATACAAAGTATGAGATACTTGATTTTGCAAAGACAGCGGTTCTTAATATCGATGACCCTATTATCAGTGAGAGGCCCGGACAGTGTAGCAGGGTTGTTACCTTTGGCCTGAAAGAGGGGGCAGATGTCCGGGCGGATGATATTGTGTATGAAGAGGGGGGGCTGAGTTTCAGGGTGCATCTGAAAGAGGGAGGTTCTTCTGATATAAGGCTCAGGGTCCTCGGGTTATTCAATGTTTACAATGCCCTTGCCGCAGTGGCTGTATGCCGGATTCTAAATGTACCTATAAGTAACATCAGTTCGTCTCTCAGTGAGTTTGGAGGTGTTCCGATGAGGCTTGAACTGAAGGAACTGAAGGGTGCACTGGTTATAAGTGACCTCTACAATGCCAACCCTGCTTCAATGGAGGAGGCTGTAAAGGAGCTGGTCAGGCTAAGGAGGGGCCGTGCTGTGGCGGTTCTTGGCGACATGCTTGAGCTTGGCTCTTACGGGGAGCAGGCCCACAGAAAGCTTGGCAGGTGGCTTGCCACACTGAATGTGGATGTGCTCATTGCAGTAGGGGATCTGATGTCCTATACATGTGAGGAATTTTCAGCAGGGAACGGCAATTTAAAGGCCTTGCATGCCAGAGACCCGCGGGAGGCGCGCGAGATACTGTTGGGTATGGTCGGGAAGGAGGATACGGTTTTGATAAAAGGCTCAAGAGGAATGAGGCTTGAGGGGGTTCTGGAAGATTAATGTTATACGAACTTCTATACGGCCTCAGTGAATACTATTTTCCGTTCAATGTATTCAGATACATTACATTCAGGACCGTCCTTGCTGCAATCACCGCTTCCCTGCTGACATTCATGCTGGCGCCCTTTGTGATTGCGAGGCTCAGGAGTTTCAGCCTGACGCAGCAGATAAGAGAGGACGGACCAAAGACACATATCTCAAAGGCCGGTACTCCGACCATGGGGGGGATACTGATACTTGCCGGCATTCTCCTGACGGCCTTATTGTGGATGGATCTTAAAAACCCCTATACCTGGGTATTGATTGCCGCTACCTCCGGATTTGGTCTTATAGGCCTGGCGGATGATTATCTCAAGGTCGTAAGAAGGAATCACAAGGGCCTGAGGGCATGCTACAAGTTTGCCCTTCAGATAATCCTTGCCTCGGCTATCAGCCTTTTTCTGTATCATAATCCCCTTGACCCATACAGCACAAAGCTGAGCGTGCCTTTCTTCAAGAGGTTGCTTATTGACCTGGGGGTCTTTTATATTCCGTTTTCCGTGTTTGTTGTTGTCGGGTCATCAAACGCCGTTAATCTCACTGACGGTATAGACGGTCTTGCCATAGGGCTTGTTGCCATTGCAGCCCTTGCAAGCGGTGTCCTTGTCTATGTCAGCGGTCATGCCCGGCTTGCCCAGTATCTGCAGGTACTCTATCTGCCGGGCACAGGGGAGCTTACGGTATTTTGTGGTGCAATGTTCGGCTCTGCCCTGGGCTTTCTCTGGTACAATGCCTACCCTGCAGATGTATTCATGGGGGACGTGGGCTCTCTGGGGCTCGGTGGCGCCCTCGGCACACTTGCAGTAATAACCAAACACGAGATTGTCCTTGCCCTGGTTGGCGGGATATTTGTGGTGGAGACGGTCTCCGTCATACTTCAGGTACTTTCGTTCAAGCTTACAGGCAGGCGGGTCTTTAGAATGGCCCCTATCCACCACCATTTTGAGGTAAAGGGATGGCCTGAGCCGAAAACAGTTGTAAGGTTCTGGATAGTGGGGATTATTCTGGCCCTGCTGAGCCTGTCAACCCTGAAACTGAGGTAGACCAATTGAAGATTGAATACTGAATATTGAATATTTAATTACATAAATAATAAAGAGGTAATAGTCAATTGTCAATTGTCAATCATCAATCGTCAATTAAATCCAGCCGGGCGCTGGTTGTCGGTCTTGGCCGAAGTGGTCTTGCTGCCGCAAGGCTGCTACATTTCCTCAAGGCTGAAGTGACTGTAACGGATACAAGGGACAGGGAAGTGCTTTCTCAAGCACTCAAAAACCTTCCCGGTGATATAAGGGTTGAGGCAGGTGTCCATTCTCCTGCCCTTCTTGAGGATACGGATATGGTGGTAGTAAGTCCCGGGGTTTCCCTGAATCAGCCTTTTTTTGACCTGGCCGGGGAACGCGGGATTGAGGTGATAGGTGAGATGGAGCTTGCCTTCAGGGTGTTAAGGCCCTACGGCATACCATGGGTGGCCATTACAGGCACCAACGGCAAATCAACCACGACCACCATGATTGACATGATGTTGACAAGGGGAGGTTTCAGGGTGATAACAGGTGGAAACCTTGGCACTGCAATAACAGAGGAGGTTTTGAGGTGCCTGAAGGATGACACGGCAGGGGATGTGGAGTATGTAGTTGTTGAGGTCTCTTCTTTTCAGCTCGAAAGCATACGGGACTTTGCCCCGTCTCTGGCATCCATCCTGAACATTACCCCGGACCACCTTGACAGATATAAGGATATGGAGGGCTATATTAAGGCAAAGACCGGGATTTTCAGGAATCAGACCCGTGATGACTGTCTCATACTGAACCTGGATGACCCGCTTGTCAGGGAACTCGGCTCTCATGCGCCCTCTGAGGTCTTTTATTTCACCAGGCAGGAGAATCCGCTGACAAGCAGGGGCGGGGTTACCCCGCCCATTCCTCGGGGTGCTTATCTGAGGGATGGATGGCTCTGTATAAATGCTGACGGGAAAGAGGACAGGGTTTTAAGGGTTGAGGATGTAAGGATAAAGGGTGTTCATAATATAGAGAATGCACTCGCTGCCTCACTTAATGCATTCCTTTGCGGTGTGGACATGGCGGCAATCAGGGATGTGCTCTCAGAGTTCAGTGGACTTGAGCACAGGATGGAGTTTGTGGAGGAGGTTGAGGGTGTCTCGTTTTACAATGATTCAAAAGGGACCAATATTGGTTCGGTTATAAAATCTCTTGAGGGTTTTCAGGATGGCGTCATCCTTATCCTTGGCGGCAGGGACAAGGGCAATGACTTTATTCCACTGAGGGAATATATGAGGGGAAGGGTGAAGGGGCTTGTGGTTATCGGTGAGGCACGGGAGAAGATAATCAGGCAGCTTGACGGTGTTACCGCCGCTTTAGAGGCTGAAGATATGACCGATGCGGTTACAAAGGCATATTCCATGGCAGGGGCAGGGGATGTGGTACTCCTGTCTCCGGGATGTGCGAGTTTTGATATGTTTGAGGATTTTGAGCACAGGGGAGAGGTTTTTAAGGAGTCTGTAAGGAGGCTGAAGAAGGCATTGGTTGTTCAGGAATAACAATTATGGATAATAAAGAGCTGATGATGGAGAGTAAAGAGAACAGAAGAGCCGACAGGTGGTTGCTCTTTATTGTCCTGCTCCTCTCTTTTACAGGTGTGGTGATGGTGTACAGTTCAACAGCACTGCTGCCCATCTCGAAATCCGGGGGGACGATTGCCGGGGGCTCGGATTTCCAGTTTATCTATCTGAAAAAGCATGTTATGACCTTGCTTATAGCCATGGTCTCCATGTGGTTTTTCTACCGGATAAGCCCGGGCACATTAAAAAAGTGGTCCTATCCACTCCTTATCCTCTCAATGCTGCTCCTGCTCTGTGTGTTTATCCCGGGGCTTGGTGTGAAGATCAACGGGGCAAGGAGATGGCTGAGACTCTGGCCATCGACCTTTCAGCCGGCTGAGCTTGCAAAGTTTGCAATGGTTCTCTCCCTTGCGGGTTATCTTTCCTCTCCCCGGTATAACAGGGACAGTTTTAAGGCGTTTATGAAACCCCTCGTTGTAATGTTTGCCTTGCAGGGTATAATCATGATGCAGCCTGATTTCGGTGGGGCCTTTACCCTTGGGCTTATCACCTTTTCCATGCTCTTTCTGGCAGGGGCCAGGATAAAATTTATATTCCTTGCGCTTGTCTCGTTGCTGCCTGTTGTGATTAAGCTCCTGATGGAGCCCTACAGGCTGGAGAGGCTTCTTACCTTCCTTAATCCCTGGAAAGACCCCTATGGTAGCGGTTTTCAGCTTGTGCAGTCCTTTATTGCCCTTGGCAGCGGGGGCCTGAAAGGTGTGGGGCTCGGTGAGAGCAGGCAGAAACTGAGTTTTCTGCCTGAGGTTAATACAGACTTTATATTCTCACTGATTGGTGAAGAGCTTGGTTTGCTCGGTGTTGCCGTAGTGTTGTGCCTCTTTATCGCCTTTTTTATCCGGGGTCTGAAGGTTGCGGACAAGGCACAGAGTCCCTTTTCTTATTATGTGGCATTCGGACTGACCATGATGATAACCATGCAGGCATTGATAAATATGTCGGTTGTCACAGGGCTTGTTCCCACAAAGGGTTTGCCCCTGCCGTTTATAAGCTATGGCGGCTCATCACTGCTTGTTAATTTTATGGCAGCAGGCACGCTGTTGAGGATATCGAGGTCTGACCTGGAGCAGTACAGCCTTCCGAGTCGCGATATGCTTATAAAGAGGAGAGCGAGATTAAAGACCCGAAGACTCAGGAGGTCATTGCGATGAGGGTTGTGATTGCCGGGGGCGGTACTGGAGGTCACCTGTATCCCGGGCTTGCCCTTGCTGAGGAGTTAAAGAAAAGAGACCCCCGAACAGAGATTGTATTTATGGGTACAGGGCACGGGATTGAGGCAAGGGTTGTGCCGAGGGAAGGTTACACAATAAAGTTTATCCCGGCAGAGGGGTTTGTGGGTGTCTCCCTTTTTAAGAAGGGCCGCTCCCTTTACAGGTTTATGCAGGCGCTGAAGGAGAGTTACGGTTATCTGAGGGAGATTCGTCCTGAAATAGTGGTTGGTTCAGGCGGTTATGCCTCTCTGGCGCCGCTTGTAATGGCGTGGATGCTCTCCATACCAACGATGCTCCTTGAGCAGAACACCGTTGCAGGAAGGGCAAACAGGTTATTGGGCTATATTGTGAAGTCCATATGCATCACCTATCAGGACAGTATGGCCTATTTCCCGAGAGAAAAGGTGCACCTTACGGGAAATCCGGTCAGAGAGAGGATTTTGAAAGGTAGCAAGTCTTCGGGCCTCAGGCTTTTTTCCCTCGGTGACGGCCTCTTTACCATATTCATATTCGGAGGAAGCGCCGGGGCTGAATCAATAAACAGGGCCATGATGGATGCACTGCAGTATCTCCTTGATCTCAGAGAGAATATCCAGTTTCTTCATCAGACAGGTGAAAAGGATTTTGAAACAGTCAGGGATGCATACAGAAGCTATGGATACACGGGGATGGTGACGCCCTTTATATATCAGATGCCGGAGGCATACGCTGTTGCAGACCTTGTTGTCTCAAGGTCAGGTGCAAC
The sequence above is drawn from the Nitrospirota bacterium genome and encodes:
- the rsmH gene encoding 16S rRNA (cytosine(1402)-N(4))-methyltransferase RsmH — protein: MTDTVTDTVIVHVPVLTQELMALLNPVINGVYLDATLGGGGHTRELLKRLGPEGVVIALDRDEEALERAAIEINDPRVRYVHGSFSDMADKVRAMGYHEIDGVIMDLGLSMTQMKDESRGFSFHSKEPLDMRMDRDLPVTAGEIVNKWSERDIERILREYGEERKALQIAREIVRQRKRERIETCLQLAAIVERVYRRRGRTHPATKTFQALRIAVNDELNQLSEGLSNALKILKKGGRLCVITYHSLEDRIVKRFILAAERQEGSLVRLNKKPIIPLRDEQRRNPSSRSAKLRGAEKL
- a CDS encoding cell division protein FtsL → MIYRKRRSLLGWLVKPLLIVIAVFLLFSIVWLRSNVTAFEYELGQLQKQKATLIKERRELIAERSQIASMKKIQYIAGKKMGLVYPDRKRVFFVKSDRGPTPYTAGLRER
- a CDS encoding penicillin-binding protein 2 gives rise to the protein MKRRPLIIATVIAVGFLIIFARLAELMLFDHEKLLRLATIQHTKGQNILVRRGGIYDRRGRELAVSLDRLSLYGDPSMIDSPEYVARRLSRVIKTNKSTLRNKLKEEKKRYVSLARRVSPEQAVAVLKLKLKGIGIEPDSERFYPKGFLASHVLGFIDIDNRGREGVEKRYDSALTADGGRIYLARDARGNILYRGDDYESIGNSIVLTIDEGLQYIVESELETAVKKWKSQSATVIMMDPHTGEILALANRPTFDPNKPGAYRAANRRNRAVTDLYEPGSTFKIVMAAAALEEKIATLNTEVDCSEGEIEVGGKKIRDTHKHGVLTLREIIQKSSNVGAVKMTLKLGPERFYKYAKVFGFGDRTGIDLTGEVSGVVKPPHSWSGTTIGAMAIGYEVLVSPLQVLRAYSVIANGGYLVKPYVVAKTLGPAGRVLQEGRPERMRVISAETVERLREAFVTVTEEGGTAPRASVYGNTVAGKTGTSRMIDPRTGRYSRRDFVSSFVGFVPADDPLFAIIVVIWKPRGEYYGGQVAAPVFRAIAEKALTYRFIPMENRGDNNILVMGQPVRGGQESQDF
- a CDS encoding UDP-N-acetylmuramoyl-L-alanyl-D-glutamate--2,6-diaminopimelate ligase is translated as MVMRLGELIEGLMPVAVTGDCLVEGLSCDSRNVGEGDLFFAVSGEHFDGNEFITDALMRGAGAIVSGSPLPLSLDVPYVQVQDIYTAMAGIADRFCGHPSGKLSVTGITGTNGKTTTSYILHKILSANGIRAGLLGTIRYILGTRELRGRFTTPEALDFQRMLADMHDRGITHAVAEVSSHALSLKRVDFTDFDIAVFTNLTRDHLDFHGDMEAYFRAKRRLFLELARHAAVVNIDDPYGRRLVSEIRGGLGQGADFRIITCGIDSDDAELRAVEIKEGFDGLDFTVMYGPEVFRVSSPLLGVTNVYNILSAIGASVALGIGWERIVEGVRQCGGVEGRMEPVKAGQGFLAIVDYAHTPDALQKVLETLRRLTRGRIITVFGCGGDRDRGKRPEMGRIAVELSDTAIVTSDNPRTEDPVGIVDDIIRGMKKGEYIVEPDRKRAIEEAVRIAGPDDVVLIAGKGHEEYQEIGGVRYPFSDREVLREAITGLTIED
- the murF gene encoding UDP-N-acetylmuramoyl-tripeptide--D-alanyl-D-alanine ligase — encoded protein: MSRYTLTEILEATSGRLILRGADAFSGVSIDSRTIKDGELFVALQGERFDGHLFVDEALKKGVGAIVSYPPVVPRGRSIIHVNNTLRALQRIARYRRMSRQVSVIGVTGTNGKTTTKEMITVVLNGRYKVLSSRGNLNNQIGLPLCLTDLDDHDMAVLEMGATKAGDIRELSDIARPDIGVITNIGPAHLEGFGSLETVRDTKYEILDFAKTAVLNIDDPIISERPGQCSRVVTFGLKEGADVRADDIVYEEGGLSFRVHLKEGGSSDIRLRVLGLFNVYNALAAVAVCRILNVPISNISSSLSEFGGVPMRLELKELKGALVISDLYNANPASMEEAVKELVRLRRGRAVAVLGDMLELGSYGEQAHRKLGRWLATLNVDVLIAVGDLMSYTCEEFSAGNGNLKALHARDPREAREILLGMVGKEDTVLIKGSRGMRLEGVLED
- the mraY gene encoding phospho-N-acetylmuramoyl-pentapeptide-transferase, producing MLYELLYGLSEYYFPFNVFRYITFRTVLAAITASLLTFMLAPFVIARLRSFSLTQQIREDGPKTHISKAGTPTMGGILILAGILLTALLWMDLKNPYTWVLIAATSGFGLIGLADDYLKVVRRNHKGLRACYKFALQIILASAISLFLYHNPLDPYSTKLSVPFFKRLLIDLGVFYIPFSVFVVVGSSNAVNLTDGIDGLAIGLVAIAALASGVLVYVSGHARLAQYLQVLYLPGTGELTVFCGAMFGSALGFLWYNAYPADVFMGDVGSLGLGGALGTLAVITKHEIVLALVGGIFVVETVSVILQVLSFKLTGRRVFRMAPIHHHFEVKGWPEPKTVVRFWIVGIILALLSLSTLKLR
- the murD gene encoding UDP-N-acetylmuramoyl-L-alanine--D-glutamate ligase, with the translated sequence MSIVNHQSSIKSSRALVVGLGRSGLAAARLLHFLKAEVTVTDTRDREVLSQALKNLPGDIRVEAGVHSPALLEDTDMVVVSPGVSLNQPFFDLAGERGIEVIGEMELAFRVLRPYGIPWVAITGTNGKSTTTTMIDMMLTRGGFRVITGGNLGTAITEEVLRCLKDDTAGDVEYVVVEVSSFQLESIRDFAPSLASILNITPDHLDRYKDMEGYIKAKTGIFRNQTRDDCLILNLDDPLVRELGSHAPSEVFYFTRQENPLTSRGGVTPPIPRGAYLRDGWLCINADGKEDRVLRVEDVRIKGVHNIENALAASLNAFLCGVDMAAIRDVLSEFSGLEHRMEFVEEVEGVSFYNDSKGTNIGSVIKSLEGFQDGVILILGGRDKGNDFIPLREYMRGRVKGLVVIGEAREKIIRQLDGVTAALEAEDMTDAVTKAYSMAGAGDVVLLSPGCASFDMFEDFEHRGEVFKESVRRLKKALVVQE
- the ftsW gene encoding putative lipid II flippase FtsW, with the protein product MDNKELMMESKENRRADRWLLFIVLLLSFTGVVMVYSSTALLPISKSGGTIAGGSDFQFIYLKKHVMTLLIAMVSMWFFYRISPGTLKKWSYPLLILSMLLLLCVFIPGLGVKINGARRWLRLWPSTFQPAELAKFAMVLSLAGYLSSPRYNRDSFKAFMKPLVVMFALQGIIMMQPDFGGAFTLGLITFSMLFLAGARIKFIFLALVSLLPVVIKLLMEPYRLERLLTFLNPWKDPYGSGFQLVQSFIALGSGGLKGVGLGESRQKLSFLPEVNTDFIFSLIGEELGLLGVAVVLCLFIAFFIRGLKVADKAQSPFSYYVAFGLTMMITMQALINMSVVTGLVPTKGLPLPFISYGGSSLLVNFMAAGTLLRISRSDLEQYSLPSRDMLIKRRARLKTRRLRRSLR
- the murG gene encoding undecaprenyldiphospho-muramoylpentapeptide beta-N-acetylglucosaminyltransferase — translated: MRVVIAGGGTGGHLYPGLALAEELKKRDPRTEIVFMGTGHGIEARVVPREGYTIKFIPAEGFVGVSLFKKGRSLYRFMQALKESYGYLREIRPEIVVGSGGYASLAPLVMAWMLSIPTMLLEQNTVAGRANRLLGYIVKSICITYQDSMAYFPREKVHLTGNPVRERILKGSKSSGLRLFSLGDGLFTIFIFGGSAGAESINRAMMDALQYLLDLRENIQFLHQTGEKDFETVRDAYRSYGYTGMVTPFIYQMPEAYAVADLVVSRSGATTLAEICVTGKPSILVPYPYAAANHQEVNAGKLERLGAAVMVRNIELNGKRLSGEIRRLYNDPGLRENMRTKAMGLGRPDAVKRIADIALSLISLERSREECLNSSE